The Asterias amurensis chromosome 19, ASM3211899v1 genomic interval tgtcaaagaccagtgttcccacttggtgtatctcaacattgcataaaataacaaacctgtgaaaatttgaactcatcctgggcccaatttcatagctctgcttaacggtaagcaaatttttttgcttactatagcagaaaaatgtgcttaagcGTAAACGTACTTCACCATCAGTTGTCTGCTTAAGCGTTAATTTGACAGAAAAATGGCGGGCGAAATAAATCAGAAAGTGGCGCAGGCCGGGGCAAAACCTAAATCGCCCCCTTTCTCCGCCGAAATGGACCTGGCGCTGGCGACTTCTTACATTGAGGAGAAGGCGGTCATCGAGGGCCCCCTGAAAGGATCTAACTTGACGTCCCGGCACAAACAATCAAGCTGGGAACGAGTGAGGGGGTGTGTGAATGCGTGAGTATTGTCAATGGGTGGCGCAATTGCATAAACCATAACGAACGAAAGTATTACATAAAAAGATTCAACGCTACGGTCTTATGTTGTAAAGATATGGTTTTTGTTCAAGTTCTAGGCCAACATACGATGTTTTAACAGTCTAAATTGGGTTGGTAATTTGTTTGTTCGTTGGTGATGATTTCTGGCGTCATAAGCCATAACATAATGCTGGCAATCACGTCATGATTGCCAGCATTATGTTATATCATAGTCATCACGGACGTATACaactttagttgttttgctcgTCCATCCAATGCCGTAAACATTTACTGCGTCAACTGTAGCCCCCAGcaccccacttgtgtggccaaggctagctgaatccttagcTGATTCAGCTAACCTTGGCCACACAACGGCAGACCTCACAATACgtaagcattttattaatttaatgTAGGGCATATGAATGTTATAAACGTAGGCCTACTTCACTTGTTTTATTATTCACTTTTTTTCACATctgcaaaaagtaacaaaacttgttttatgGCTTCAGCACCGTAGCACTAGCAGTCATGGCAGTGGCACCTAGCACTGCGTTCAGGTTTTGTGGCGTGCCtacaatttgtttatcttttgaACTACAGTACAGTAAtaactttacaaaacaaaaaatccggTACCCCTGTAGCTGTTTCGACTCTATTGGTTACAGCTGTTGTGCCAagtacagtacagtacagtaAGTGAGTAACGTTTAGTTTAGTTCCAGAGAGCCAAAAGCTTGTGTTGTCTGATATTTCAAGCCGAACATGCTGAAGCCTGCCTAGACATTATCAGGTATAAATATTTCTGCAAAATTCTTTACTCAGTTCTTGCATGTTAACTATTTTCACACGTACATAAGGAAACCTGAAAGTGGTATTAACGATAATTGTGATTTCACTACAACTTCACTGTACATACTGTGAATCACTGTACAACCGTTATGAATATTTGACAAACACAAGAAATAGCTAATGTGCTGTCACTTAACTGCTGAATCAAATAaacattcaaatatttgtttgatgttTGTATATGTAGTGTTGCTGGAGGGAACAACAAAACAGCAGCTCAGTGTAAGGATCGGTACAGAAATTTGGTCCAAGCAAGTAAGTACATCCTGGCTGCCAATTATACCAATATCATTGAAGACAGAATGCACCCAtgaatacaaaacatttatttccctATTGCAAAAATGTACAGAACAACTAGGtctaataaaaatatttatcttcaagtatgtGCTAattctccaatcagattcgcagaatggagtggtgataaaaacctgtaTTGCATGGCTAATATAGCTTGGCtaacctgcgtcttgtgtgttctatgtcacgcgccaaatTTGCTACAAGATAAAGATGTTATCACACGCGCAATCGTGGGAATACGTAAATATAGCGCATCTGCGTCGCATATCCTTCgatggatatgggacgcagactgCGCTACcttttttccgtattccactagcggttgtgtgataacttatggAGTCTCTATcttcttccagtacgcgctaatccaccagcTAGATGCTCAAACTGGAGGGTGGTGTTAAAATCTATACACTACCTTCAgtgtttttattgcacagtgcgtattgtgagtgtcaatgcctCACGCTgcgtatacggacagtgcaaaaattacattctaaactttgtgagCGTGCATGCTGTTTGTCGCGAAATATTGTTCTGAAATTTCAAACTCTGCGCGATTCATGTGAGCCTGGAAGACTATTTCGTTATAACACGTGTGCTCGtggaatacaaacaaatatagCACAGCTGCGTCCCATATGGGATGCAAGTGCTATATTTGTTTAAACTCCTTGACCAAGCATGTGATAATTTATAACACATACATACATTTACAGAACACATTGTGTAATATTAGTAAGGAAAACTGGAGAGGTTGATTATCAACAGGCAACTTCAATGAAGCGCAACAGTTTAATCAGCAAGAAATATGGCTGGCAAAATAGTTAAAgcaaaaattatttataaataaaagtagCCTTCATTTTTACTCTCAAAGTGAACGCATATTCTTTTcatagaaaaaacaaacacataaaaaaatgaTACATGGTGCCTTTAACTTTAGAATACACAGAATAAAGCCTTGTAACTAACTGCTCATTGTCACGTTAGTCAAAAATTATCCCCTTCTTTTTTTCAGTCACTAAACGGAAATGGCAAATTCGGGCCACAGGAGGTGGACCAAACCCTCCTCCTTTGAGCCAGCCCCAGCTACTCATTGAGAGTACTCTGTCACAAGTGAAGCTGGAAGGGATCGACTCGCCAGTTGACACCTTTAGTGGTAAGCGATGAAAGATTTCACCTCcttctttttaatgtttttattgaaaatcCATGGCTTTCCAGACAGCTGAGGGCGTTGTTGGTCTACTGCCAGCTATTCTTCAGCTCATTCATGTGCatcattgtgtgtgtgtgtgtgggggttggggggggggggggctcataGAGATACAACACAGTTTTTATTAAATATGCTGTAAACATCTTCAGGAAAAACATGTAAATTGAACATGTATGATATACttccaaaacaaaatatacttttCCCATTTCTTTATACttttcagaaaatgtatcacATATTCAAAATGCCCCTCTTGGCAAGATCTAAGACGGATGTACTGATGGAGTTTATATTGTCTGTAGCAAACTGCCATAATACGTTGAATGTTACACATGTGGATGTTGGATTATATTTGTCAGGGACATCTGGTCAAGGTTTGCTAATGCAAGATACCTCGTCCAATATCAGACCACCTAAACGGAAGTGTGCCAGTGGTATCACTGAGGCTGAATACATGGAAAGAAAGTTGGCCCTCATCGAGAAGGAACAGGGTGTTAGGATGAGAGCATTACTGGCTCAAGCCAGGTATTACGAGCTGAAGGCAAAAGTCCTTGAGAAGCAGCTGCCATAATCCTCGACTTAAGCCTGAGGCCTATTTAGCTATGTGAATGTATGCAAATGAAACATTGTTTGAGGTTGaactagccctggcggccttacattttcgtgttgtactacagtgatgtcctggatatcagggtccatttctggggtgtaaaatgttcaaagcttcataactcaaatcttacctgcaataAGCCACTAaattcaacagattcacattccatggcggcatactatatcttttctgcggtgggttttggtcgtcataatttcttcacaaatccgtcattttcgtgacatattgcagctcccaacgtttaAAATCTCCCGTTTTGATCGtattctcacagtctgccgAGCGTACGCCAGGCGCACGACGATCATTTTTTGCGTTGCGTTTGCGcgcgtgttaacgctgtgcagtcaagtcAAGATACggggtgaccaagaattcaatCCCATGCGTTTTGCGTCTTGCTcacgaatgtatacgcgtacgcatggcatcagacaacactgtgagagtacgattaaaacaggattttttttttatgttgggagctgcattatttcatgaaaattacgGAATTGTGAGGAATATATAACGACCAAAACCCACACCAGAAAAATgcatgccgccatggaatgtgaatctgttgaaattagtggttcattgcaggtaagatttgagtacTGAAGCTTTGcaaaaattttccgccccagaaacggcctttaatagttaggactctgtatctgtgtacagcacagaggaagagttcTATCTAGGGCTAAGGTTGAACTGTCTATATTCGTTCCCTAAGGTATTGTATGCTGGAAACTAGTTCCTTCAGCAACTACCCaacctcaaaccatgttatttttgtatacCGTCACATAGCTAGGTAGGTCTAAAGCCAGTATGGTCTCATCctgaccgtgcaatttcgaggcaaacatgtgttgattattgtattgtatttttaaaacatctttccaaccatatgcatttcatagtCTAGTCAATCTATGGTTTGACCAagacaaaattgcaacagaaatgattttttttgcaagtgtCTCCTAAAACCCTCTAAAACAACATATCCAAAAAGTAGCAGAAGTAAGCaggggaaatatgcataatttgcataaaaattaaaatttccgTTTTCCCCCTAAAATATGTATGCACACCCTATACAAAGTAgaagttttattttttcacataatttttttttcatgggaaTGGTCACTGCATTGTTAACTTGCGATAAGACGGTTTTGGCGTGAAAATGGCGTCCTTCTTGGAAAATGGCCGTCATCTTGGATTTGTTCTTGCTCATAGATTTTAGTGACCATTCCCATGACAAAAAATCTtgctacaaaaataaaatttctgTTTTGTATAGGGTGTGCATAGGTATTTAAGGGGACCCGGTTATTTTTAGTTTCTGcatattatgcatatttcccctgcttacttttttctactttttggaTATGTTGTTTTCAAGgcagttggtaattactcaaaataattattagcataaaatctttcttggtggcgagtaatggggagaggttgatggtataaaacattgtgagaaacagctccctctgaagtgacacagttttcgagaaagaagtaattttccacaagtttgatttcgagacctcagatttagaatttgaggtctcgaaatcaagcatctgaaagcacacaacttcgtgagacaagggtgtttttttctttcattaatacctcgcaacttcaacgaccgattgagctcaaattttcacaggtttgttatttaatgcataagttgagatacaccaactgtgaaaactagtctttgacaattaccaatagtgtccagtgtctcaatacacttgcataaaacaattatttatgttGCAATTTTGTCTAGGTCAAGCCATATTTTGGCTGagataaacgctttttatagaccaacttgtccgatccaaggcagtaTTCATTTAAACATGCTTTTAAACACTTTCTTGCTATCGGTTTGAAAATAATATGGTTAAATAGTTAATGTTTACGTTTAGAAATCAACACCAAATGGTTATCTTCTAAACATACTGTAGCAAGATTATGTTTAACTGCTTAACAAAGCTTTGGGATTGAAGTGTGTATAGTGTATTGATGGAGCTTTAATTTTATCACTGTGCATTTAGTTGTCTGCGATGTCTGGAGATGGATGTAGCTAGTCGATCTCTCATTGCCTGCCCAAGTGCCGTGTCAGTCCCTGCTCCTCTGTAATCCAGACGCAGAATACCCTCTGGGTCATCGCTCTCATTGTTAGCCTCCTCAGGCATGAGGTCACCTTCAAACATATTACAAAAGTGGCTTTCAAGTTACACATGTTAATACCAGTTCACTCCAAGGCATCATCGTAAGGAAAGCTCATTGAGAAATTTACACATTCGGGACCTAgtgtacaacattggtaaagttgaaaacgttcacagatttgcacataACTTACATGGTATGAAGAGGGACATGGTGGAAAATGTTCTGCTGAAAATGCAATAGTTTTAAGGAAATAGTAAAACAACTGTACTTATCCtgcaaaaccaaattgtatgtcttaaaaaaaaagtaaaaccacaTTTTTTGTTCACTCTTTCTCATGACTCTACAGACCGATttagcttaaactttcacaggtttgttatttcatgtacatgttgggTCACATCacaatagtctttgacaattaccaatgttttACCCACCCTATAAGATAAACGCACTATCGGTCAAGAACTTACCTTCATCTATCCCATAGTTGTGGAGTATACAGCATGCAAGGATTTCACCGGCGGCCTTGCCCATCGAGCGAACCCTGGtgcctgttttcatcaaggcaaACCTTTTAGTTATGCCGAAGGTCTGCTCAATGAGTGATCTGTAAATAAATGTATGAATTATGGCTGGTGCTTCATTTGTGTATAAGGAAACACATGTTTGCACAGGTTTTTCTGTCTTTTCACTTAGGCACCGAAAAACGAAACACAAGTCTCATTAgaattgtcaatattttttaccGATTTCAAGAGTTTGTCTGGATGTTCCCTGAATTTGGAATTTATACACAAAAATGGAATTTGGTGCACTGAATTTTTACCATaaaggtgttttgttttttaaccacaaaggtgttttgttttttaaccacAGGTTGTAACGCAAAACTAGaaacttaatttttttctttaggtaTGCCTTTTGTGACTTCCTTACTTCTACAAATTATGAAAATGGGAACTCAACATCAAGATTGTTGGATTATGGTGAGATGCCTGCTCCATGGGTAGTATGCCTATCCAAGTAAATCTGTATCAATTGATGTAAAAACTCTCGCCAGCAGATATCGACAAACACTCGAGTGGAAGTTTGATTGAATGAGGATTGTTGGGTTTAATGCTGTACCTTGTTACGGCATGCACAGTATTGTAGTCCGTTTCTTGCTCTGTTGCTGGGTTTGGGTAGGGAGCCATGAGAAAAACCCTCTGGTAATAGCCAGAATCTCCCAAGATTAGACAATGTGGCCATCTgcctaaaaaaaatatcaaaaataggGAAGTAAACCATCTCCTCTGTTTCATTTGACTAGATTTCAATTTAGCAATTCATTTGTTAAGTttgcaaattttattttgactttgtatccaagaaaaaacaaacatctaCCAGCTTCCATTGCCACGCCCAGAGAACTTTCCCGCCAAACTCTGCTATCATGGGCAGCACCGGGGAATTTGACTACTACGTCTGTGAACCGCTTGCGGTGGTCACATACCATCTACAGAAatgaaaaacaccaacaaatcCAAAGTTATTAAGTGAGGCAAAAGTAGTTtggaattatttgtttttaatagcaatagcaatattTGTCATGCTTGCATATATTTTACAATTGTTAAATCACCTGGCAGTTGAGGGATGTGTATCCCTTTCTGTTGACAAACTCATTTCTCAACTCGGAAGGGGGTTCAACACGAACATGGGTGCAGTCCACGGCTCCAGTGACATTGGGAAATCCTATCAATAAAATGGAACAATTTTGCAAATAATGTTCAAACCCACtaaggtataaaacattttaaagtcaTAATCGAAAGGCGTCTCTATTTTGTTAACCTAAATGCTAGGGACTATACTTCTCATTTGGCAATAAATTGTAAAGCTCAACTCGTGGTTAAATTATTATATGGATGCCATTAAGTATTTGTATAGGCCCTATTGGttatttattcaaaacaaatcttACAAAAATATATCTGAATATGCTtgtaattattgtaaataaaaactaataattgttataattatttgttatatcAGAAAATCGATGCCAATGGTTCTCCAAGCTGTGTGTGATTATGTCAATTGTTTATTGTTggctaatattaataataatttgccGTAGTGCTGACGTTTTAAAGTCTTGGCATGGTTTTCCTCAGAGAATTTACTATTTGTCCGTCACTCATGCCGAACTTAAAATAATATTGCGAAGAGATGCGGACATTAACTTTCCTACACCCTCATTTTACCAATTAATAATGATTCAAGAAACCCACCAATTATTATCTTACCGGCAATTTTGAAGAAGCCCTGTTGTAATGCCTGTAGGGAGATTTGATCTTGGGGATCTGGGAACTTTATTCGAATCCCAAGAACGCGATTGATGGCTCTGACGGTGTGATCTATGGCTCGCCAAGCCGTCGGGGGGCTAACCACGGGGCATGTGTCGCCAACAACAATGGCAAAAGTCCCCGAGGACAGGTACCGCAATGCGAGGCACACTTGAAGTAGGGGTGGCAGTGCGTGGTTGTTGTCAGTTGGATATTCCAATTCAGCCGATAATGCTTGGGCAAGTCCTACAATAGTTGCCGGGCGAAATCTGTACCGCGCCCAAATTTGAACGGGAGTAAACAGCTCGAGGGGGTTTTGTCTGTCTCGAAAAACCCGCCTTTGTCTTTGAATGGGATAATTTCGCTGATTTTCTTCAACGTGACGTCTCCTCCGCAGTAAGGCAGCCATTTTGactgaaatttttgcttaagtaaAAAAATGCGGTAGTTAAGGCTCCTTTTTTCTTGCTTATCCCGTTAAGCAaaaagttttgcttaagcaaggctatgaaatgaaCATTTGCTTAAGCGCGCCCGTTCAGCAAAAAATCGGCCgttaagcagagctatgaaattgggcccaggtcattgaagttgcgagagaataatggtagaaaacacccttgtcacacgaagttgtgtgctttcagatgcttgatttcaacgATACCTCaacatctgaggtctcgaaatcaaattcgtggacaatcacttctttctcgaaaactcagagggagccgtttctcacaatgtgtcatattatcaacagctcaccgttgcttgttaccaagtaaattattatgctaatagttattttgagtaaataccaatattgtccagtgcctctaaatcTGTACACAAATTATGCACAATAATTGATTTAATAAGTTTTAACCCATTGTccacatgtatttttttttttgaataatttattgAGTTGATTAATTAATAGTTAAATGTAAAAACGTCATCACAGCCAGTACAGAGGCCGATTCGAGTACTGAGGGTCTTcgcgacttggacgtacatgtactttgcacgtgtgtttactatacgcattgcaggcaaagtctgcctcgattgacgtcacaaaaggggtaggcggagtcagccccccaaacaactttatatattttttaaacatataaatcgtgacaaacaattactaaaaacgttgttttattgttcgtaagcatatactcttatgtttgaaagaaaaaaatatatttccaggtgactttaattagtTGTTATTGTACACAGAATGTTTCAACCGTTGCTTTTGTCAATTGCTGGTTTTCcctttctttaattgttttggtAATTCCGTCGTCTCATTAGTCTGCAGTGCGTACCGACTTATTGGGGTTCAACCTTGTGGGTCATGTTAGACTATTGTAGGACAAAAGTTGTGAACGCTGGCAAAACGCCAAGCATTCGTTATGGAAACATTCTATGCAAGTTACCAATAATATGCATTCGTCCAACTCGTTATTAATACGCTTTATGTacgctcaaaattgaaaaatccatCGATAGTTCAGGGTATTACGATAGTTCAACGTTTTAGAGAAATTTgcatacgtcggcatacgccGAATAAAACGTCAAGGTGCGACAAGGCCTTTACGCATTAAATGactataatttataaattagtTGCATaaaactatatatatatatatacatatatatcaaataataaaccacaagggaaactgactgggtacatttttaaatgattttttaggattgaacaaagaaaaattgactagagcgggatttgaaccaacgacctccggtttaatgtgccggcgctctaccaactgagctatctagccctatgttggtggtctcccaattttgtcaatatctttgttcaggggtgcctgtcagaagccattaaaccgcaaactgccgtgtagccagggatcacacccgggtaacgatacaacctgggaagcggcagacaggggatcaccttaaggggatgcgactttttatatcagatatcaaataataaaccacaagggaaactgactgggtacatttttaaatgattttttaggattgaacaaagaaaaattgactagagcgggatttgaaccaacgacctccggtttaacgtgccggcgctctaccaactgagctatctagccctatgttggtgatctcccaattttgtcaatatctttgttcgggggtgcctgtcagaagccattaaaccgcaaactgccgtgtagccagggatcacacccgggtaacgatacaacctgggaagcggcagacaggggatcaccttaaggggatgcgactttttatatcagatatcaaataataaaccacaagggaaactgactgggtacatttttaaatgatttttttaggattgaacaaagaaaaattgactagagcgggatttgaaccaacgacctccggtttaacgtgccggcgctctaccaactgagctatctagccctatgttggtggtctcccaattttgtcaatatctttgttcgggggtgcctgtcagaagccattaaaccgcaaactgccgtgtagccagggatcacacccgggtaacgatacaacctgggaagcggcagacaggggatcaccttaaggggatgcgactttttatatcagatatcaaataataaaccacaagggaaactgactgggtacatttttaaatgattttaggattgatcaaagaaaaattgactagagcgggatttgaaccaacgacctccggtttaacgtgccgaaATAATATGTCTAGGGGACACAGCGAACGTAGGGTCCAACTTGCTATCAACAGGGCTCTAAACGTACCTCGTCATACTCTGTTGACTAACACGGGAGCTAAAAAAAGCTCATATCAATAGAGTTGCTTTGGTCACCACCTTCCACCCCAAACTACCCAAACTTCCCTCAAttctcaataataacatgcctatacttcactcctccagcaggttacactcagcaatccccgaggttcccatggttgcattccgccgccctaagaaccttggtgacatactagtcagggccaaacttcccccAGGTACAGTCCGAACAGAACCCTCGATAGATATACTGGGCTGTCACAAATGTACCCGTTCCAAATGCAAAACGTGTCTGCACATTAAGCCCTCACTTAAGGTGAAGAGtcataccactggctcttcatacaacatcaagaccgactctgaatgcagcacgtctaatgtagtctatagcccttttcacactacagagccatttcccgggaaataaactcccgggaaaatcccgggagtttttaaccccaccgccaccccagcaaccgttctcactatcccaatttggtaactcccgggagtactatttcctaggaatatgcacggtcgtttcacacttacgatcaaaccccaggaaatgtggtaaacaggtcagcccatgcggaagttacaatgtttgtggacggaagtccgttcccacaatgccacgcggccgcctgcaaaatccttgccacatgcgacccaaaatggctgcactttaattttgtatttgcatgttgttataccaatatattgtgtgattacggcggagaagtcgtcttgcagttcggggaagacgtcgctggcgtcttgtcaggagaagacgattgctgtgacagtattttaaagacatgcggaataacaatcggatggaatttgtcgtgcgattgacgggtttcatggcacttgctggaagtatttattggtcaaaggtcaatctggtctaccatgaagagcggccactggtgggagcaagttgctattagaaaaagcgaaagggaGCTTTCCATCTGCgacagcttttttttcttttgagaactgtaattgaatggacttttgtgtccgtgttttacccagaggttttgtgttagcgttcatctcaatttttacctgttcacactatagttatttcccgggaaattcccgggaacttttggttgatctgttcacactacaaaaatactcccgggactttcccgggaaatgacgttttcccaggaaataattaaccctgctcaggggcagggttaagggaatcaaccctggggtaaggcctagaaattttctgaatggcattttcgaaggatTCCATAATAATGTCCACgatgttagggccaagatagttaaaggttttatagaaaaaagtACCGCATagtcgattttgcacaatctgacaatagcagtagaaagaaaaagaagcattcttcccttcaaacatcaacagtgctgttttcccatcgtgcaaagaaagaacacgGAATAGGctttagccctatattggctagcattttttcatggcttcataaagacttttaaatgtatgtttcttccaaaaaaaaatgtttctgcaggagaacacttatgcaatagaaaatatttaggccttgaaaaacaaaactattatcataccgacctatagtcttttttcccaaggttttcagtttttatctgcaatgggcaggggtccgttAATATCCAGCTTCAGGCAGAAAACTTTCCCGTTTCTTGTAGTCCTatatgcccatctagctgtttttggactgcatcgtcggccAAAAATGCAACCAGTTTCAAAATTTCCtcatcactccatcggtcacttctacccatcgtaagaaattgagcaacagattgaactaaaatatttactgtcaggtggtagacagcaatgtcgatcgaagaactcaaatctgactctggacaac includes:
- the LOC139951842 gene encoding putative nuclease HARBI1, whose translation is MAALLRRRRHVEENQRNYPIQRQRRVFRDRQNPLELFTPVQIWARYRFRPATIVGLAQALSAELEYPTDNNHALPPLLQVCLALRYLSSGTFAIVVGDTCPVVSPPTAWRAIDHTVRAINRVLGIRIKFPDPQDQISLQALQQGFFKIAGKIIIGGFLESLLIGKMRVYGFEHYLQNCSILLIGFPNVTGAVDCTHVRVEPPSELRNEFVNRKGYTSLNCQMVCDHRKRFTDVVVKFPGAAHDSRVWRESSLGVAMEAGRWPHCLILGDSGYYQRVFLMAPYPNPATEQETDYNTVHAVTRSLIEQTFGITKRFALMKTGTRVRSMGKAAGEILACCILHNYGIDEGDLMPEEANNESDDPEGILRLDYRGAGTDTALGQAMRDRLATSISRHRRQLNAQ